In Porites lutea chromosome 7, jaPorLute2.1, whole genome shotgun sequence, a single window of DNA contains:
- the LOC140944549 gene encoding xanthine dehydrogenase/oxidase-like → MPSTFNQEICFFVNGRKVTERHPKPEMTLLEYVRNHLGLTGTKLGCSEGGCGACTVMISKYNHKNKKIKYFSANGCLLPLCAVDGMAVTTVEGIGSTKTILHPVQERIAKSHGSQCGFCTPGIVMSMYTLLRNNPVPTQKEIESAFEGNLCRCTGYRPIIAGFKTFAKECCAKVSNGCCKDLNQNEITSHIDDKKECCVKVSSDCCKDVNQNEITSHEDDKKGGNLLFNAEDFTPYDPTQDVIFPPELMLKGAAKPKSLFIKGQKTTWIRPTTLQELLELKEKYPTAKLVVGNTELGIETKFKSQNYPILIAATHIPELNVAKHTRDGIIFGASVTLSTLEEVLLEATESLPEYKTRWFAAILYMLKWFAGHQIRNVGAIGGNIMTASPISDLNPLFMAARCKLLLAASGGKIREIRLDENFFTGYRKTVLEPNEVLVNILIPFTEKDEYVFAFKQARRREDDIAIVNTGMKVLLEKQGNVSSWKIKDCSFSFGGMAPTTVMALKTIKGLNGRKWSENIITDACQLLAEDLPLAPGAPGGQVQFRQSLATSFFFKFYLNVSECLSNQAKTIHEEFFPRRFRSGMKLFERDDSKSLQTFQEVPSEQPSEDVVGRPIPHLSAAKQATGEAIYCDDIPKYADELYMGIVFSKRAHAKITSVDPSEALSLPGVKAYVSSDDVPGDNKTGYHVLDEEIFATDKVTCVGQVIGAVVAKTQAQAQRAAKMVKISYEELPRILTIEEAIAAESFYDLGPLCVENGDVERGFAESDHLLEGEMKIGGQEHFYLETQVTIAVPKGEDGEMELFVSTQNPKLTQEMAAKALGVPFNRIVVRTKRIGGAFGGKESRHCFLTNAVAVAAAKIGKPVRCMLDRDEDMLSTGTRHPFLVKYKVAFTSTGKIKAVDLTMYANAGNSVDVSRKVMTRGLNHMANCYLVPNIRGVGYLCKTNIPSNTAFRGFGVPQSMVVTESWISDIATTCGISQKEVREVNLVQEGNSTHFGQELTDCHIQRVWSELLLKCDYERRRQQVDSYNRSNRWRKRGIALTPTMLGVGFYPLFCNNQAGALVHVYTDGSVLVTHGGTEMGQGLHTKMVQVAARSLRIPTSKIHLSETSTNTVANTSASAASVSADLNGVAVKIACEKILDRLKPYQMKNPKGTWEDWVRNAFLDRVNLSANGFYKTPNVGIGKRCYNYFCYGAACSEVEIDCLTGDHQVLRTDIVMDVGDSLNPAIDIGQVEGGFVQGMGLFTLEEVRFSQTGVPWTRGPGAYKIPGFSDIPLEFYVHLLQSAPNKHAIYSSKGPGEASLFLGASVFFAIKNAITDARRERGIEEVFRLDSPATSERIRMACVDKFTQQFTSVADLGAKDFNVYP, encoded by the exons gTCACAGAACGACATCCAAAGCCCGAAATGACTCTTCTCGAATATGTTCGAAATCATT TGGGCTTGACAGGAACCAAACTTGGATGCAGTGAAGGTGGATGTGGGGCTTGTACTGTCATGATCTCCAAGTacaatcacaaaaataaaaagatcaaGT ACTTTTCTGCAAATGGATGCCTGTTGCCGTTGTGTGCAGTGGATGGGATGGCAGTTACCACAGTGGAAGGAATTGGAAGCACCAAGACTATACTCCATCCTGTACAG GAGCGAATTGCTAAATCCCATGGGTCCCAGTGTGGATTTTGCACACCAGGAATTGTGATGTCAATGTACACCCTTCTGAGGAACAACCCTGTACCAACACAGAAAGAAATAGAAAGTGCTTTCGAAG GTAACTTATGCCGATGTACTGGTTACAGACCAATCATCGCAGGATTCAAAACGTtcgcaaag GAATGTTGCGCTAAGGTCTCAAATGGCTGTTGTAAAGACCTCAACCAGAATGAAATTACTTCCCATATAGACGACAAAAAG GAATGTTGCGTTAAGGTCTCAAGTGACTGCTGTAAAGACGTCAACCAGAATGAAATAACTTCTCATGAAGACGACAAAAAG GGCGGTAATTTGCTATTTAATGCAGAGGATTTTACTCCTTATGATCCGACGCAAGACGTCATCTTTCCGCCTGAATTGATG CTTAAAGGTGCTGCCAAGCCAAAAAGTTTGTTTATCAAAGGACAAAAAACAACTTGGATTAGGCCGACCACACTACAGGAACTTTTAGAGCTAAAGGAGAAATACCCAACAGCAAAATTAGTTGTTGGTAATACTGAATTAG GAATTGAGACGAAGTTCAAGAGTCAAAACTATCCAATCCTGATAGCTGCTACCCATATCCCAGAACTGAATGTGGCGAAGCACACCAGAGATGGTATTATCTTTGGTGCATCTGTTACACTGTCTACTCTGGAAGAGGTTCTTTTGGAAGCCACAGAATCTTTACCAG AGTACAAGACGAGATGGTTTGCTGCAATACTTTACATGCTCAAGTGGTTTGCCGGTCATCAGATAAGAAATGTCGGT GCGATTGGGGGAAATATTATGACTGCTAGTCCGATATCAGACCTCAATCCTCTGTTTATGGCTGCAAGATGCAAACTGTTGTTGGCGGCATCAGGAG GTAAAATCAGAGAAATCAGACTGGATGAGAATTTTTTTACAGGATACAGAAAAACTGTTTTAGAGCCGAATGAAGTTCTTGTTAACATCCTCATTCCTTTCACAGAAAAG GACGAATATGTGTTCGCCTTCAAACAAGCTCGTCGGCGGGAAGATGACATTGCCATAGTCAACACCGGTATGAAGGTACTGTTAGAAAAGCAAGGGAACGTCTCTTCATGGAAGATCAAAGACTGCAGTTTTAGCTTTGGAGGAATGGCTCCTACAACAGTTATGgctctgaaaactatcaagGGTCTCAATGGACG CAAATGGAGTGAGAATATAATCACAGATGCTTGTCAGTTGTTAGCCGAAGATCTTCCGCTGGCACCAGGAGCTCCAGGAGGACAAGTACAATTCAGGCAGTCACTTGCAACCAGCTTCTTCTTCAAATTCTACCTAAACGTTTCTGAATGTCTTAGCAATCAAGCTAAG ACTATTCACGAAGAGTTCTTTCCCAGACGCTTTAGGAGTGGAATGAAACTGTTTGAGAGAGACGATTCTAAAAGTTTACAAACGTTTCAG GAAGTACCCAGTGAGCAGCCGTCGGAGGATGTGGTCGGCAGGCCGATACCTCACTTATCTGCAGCTAAACAAGCCACAGGAGAGGCAATCTATTGTGACGATATACCAAAGTATGCAG ATGAACTGTATATGGGCATTGTTTTCAGCAAACGCGCTCATGCCAAAATCAC CTCTGTGGACCCAAGTGAGGCGTTATCCCTCCCCGGTGTCAAAGCTTACGTAAGCTCGGATGATGTACCGGGAGACAATAAAACCGGGTATCATGTTCTAGATGAGGAAATTTTTGCGACAGATAAG GTGACCTGTGTAGGACAGGTGATTGGTGCAGTAGTAGCCAAGACTCAAGCCCAGGCTCAAAGAGCAGCAAAGATGGTCAAGATATCATACGAAGAACTACCGAGAATATTAACCATAGAG GAAGCCATAGCTGCTGAATCTTTCTATGACCTTGGTCCACTTTGTGTAGAAAATGGAGACGTGGAGAGAGGATTTGCTGAATCTGATCACCTACTAGAAGGCGAAATGAAAATTGGAGGACAG GAACACTTTTATCTGGAGACGCAGGTCACAATAGCAGTCCCGAAAGGAGAAGATGGCGAAATGGAACTGTTTGTTTCCACTCAAAATCCAAAACTAACACAG GAAATGGCTGCGAAGGCTCTTGGTGTTCCGTTTAATCGAATTGTGGTGCGTACCAAAAGAATCG GTGGTGCCTTTGGTGGAAAAGAATCAAGGCATTGTTTCCTGACAAACGCAGTAGCTGTAGCTGCGGCAAA GATTGGTAAACCTGTGCGATGCATGCTCGATAGAGATGAAGATATGTTGAGTACAGGCACAAGACATCCGTTCCTGGTCAAATATAAG GTTGCATTTACATCGACCGGAAAGATAAAAGCTGTTGACCTTACAATGTATGCAAATGCCGGCAACTCTGTGGATGTATCTCGCAAG GTCATGACGAGAGGTTTGAATCACATGGCCAATTGTTACCTCGTTCCAAATATTCGTGGAGTTGGCTATTTGTGTAAGACAAATATTCCTTCCAATACAGCGTTCAGGGGTTTTGGTGTTCCACAG TCTATGGTAGTTACTGAATCATGGATATCAGATATTGCTACCACATGTGGAATTTCTCAAAAAGAG GTCCGAGAAGTCAACCTTGTCCAAGAAGGAAATTCAACTCATTTTGGCCAAGAACTGACTGACTGTCACATTCAACGCGTCTGGAGCGAGCTGCTACTGAAATGTGACTACGAGCGACGAAGGCAGCAAGTGGATTCTTATAACAG GTCGAACCGTTGGAGAAAACGGGGAATAGCACTAACACCCACTATGCTTGGTGTGGGATTTTATCCTCTCTTCTGCAATAATCAG GCTGGAGCCTTAGTTCATGTTTATACAGACGGATCAGTTCTTGTCACTCACGGAGGAACAGAAATGGGACAAGGACTACACACTAAAATGGTGCAG GTAGCAGCGAGGAGTTTGCGCATACCCACATCGAAAATTCATCTCAGTGAAACAAGCACCAACACCGTTGCTAACACTTCCGCCTCGGCTGCTTCAGTGTCAGCTGATCTCAACGGCGTGGCCGTGAAG ATTGCGTGTGAGAAAATACTTGATCGACTCAAACCTTACCAAATGAAGAATCCCAAAGGAACCTGGGAAGACTGGGTGCGCAATGCGTTCCTGGACCGTGTCAACCTCTCTGCAAATGGATTCTACAA gacACCTAATGTAGGTATTGGAAAGCGGTGTTATAACTATTTTTGTTATGGTGCTGCGTGTTCAGAGGTGGAAATCGACTGTCTTACTGGAGACCATCAG GTTCTCCGTACAGATATTGTTATGGATGTTGGTGACAGTCTTAACCCAGCTATCGACATTGGGCAG GTTGAAGGTGGTTTTGTACAAGGGATGGGCCTGTTTACTCTTGAGGAAGTGCGCTTTTCACAGACCGGCGTTCCATGGACAAGAGGGCCTGGGGCATACAAGATTCCCGGATTTTCCGACATTCCACTCGAATTTTACGTTCATCTTTTGCAGAGTGCGCCCAACAAGCATGCAATCTACTCGTCTAAG GGCCCCGGGGAAGCCTCTCTATTTCTTGGTGCTTCAGTCTTTTTCGCCATTAAAAATGCCATTACCGATGCAAG GCGTGAAAGAGGTATTGAAGAAGTCTTTAGACTGGACAGCCCTGCTACGAGCGAGCGAATCCGAATGGCTTGCGTAGATAAGTTTACTCAACAA TTTACCTCAGTTGCGGATCTCGGAGCAAAAGACTTCAACGTTTATCCTTGA